In a genomic window of Chaetodon auriga isolate fChaAug3 chromosome 1, fChaAug3.hap1, whole genome shotgun sequence:
- the mthfsd gene encoding methenyltetrahydrofolate synthase domain-containing protein isoform X1 produces the protein MEPVIVINPGASKWDIRQKVWDYIEDKNLANFPRPVHNRIPNFKGAVQACDRLADLQEFKSSQTVKVNPDRPQQQARFVTLEARKTLLVPTPRLRTGLFNNITPPQGASKEQLRICSSSQGVKDFSVPVGLDAKVKVDLVVVGSVAVSEKGLRIGKGEGYADMEYGMMASMGAVNESTVVVTVVHDCQVVDIPEGLIESHDLTVDYILTPTRVIKTNCQLPKPQGIIWTKLDTEKLERIPILKKLHAREEQAGKDVTLGATPAAAEPGVEAAQPRRQPRRRPRQSTQQHPEGESRQQRRAQSEQEARQRPARVRKESRGDGGGGKEGEINERGKGRRGGNVKEKGPEEGGSEVMSQRKLPVSVTTVYLGGIPAGLRVSELKTALREREAAPLRLTWQGAQHRAFLDYSDPQAAEQALMALQDLSLNGHSLQAELAKSQRGGKRSGQSNRRPRPSAALKAKTAPDTKSDSNEMTEQ, from the exons ATGGAGCCTGTGATAGTCATAAATCCTG gAGCGTCGAAATGGGACATCCGTCAGAAAGTTTGGGACTATATCGAGGACAAGAATCTGGCCAACTTCCCGAGGCCTGTTCACAACAGAATCCCAAACTTCAAG GGTGCAGTTCAAGCATGCGACAGGCTTGCAGACCTGCAGGAGTTCAAGTCCAGCCAGACAGTCAAAGTAAACCCAGACAGACCCCAGCAGCAGGCACGCTTTGTCACTCTTGAA GCGCGGAAAACTTTATTGGTCCCAACTCCCCGTCTTCGCACCGGTCTTTTCAATAATATCACTCCTCCCCAGGGGGCCAGCAAAGAACAGCTACGCATATGTTCCTCCTCTCAG GGTGTGAAAGACTTCAGCGTGCCCGTCGGCCTGGATGCGAAGGTGAAGGTAGACCTGGTGGTGGTTGGCTCTGTGGCCGTGTCAGAGAAAG GCCTTCGTATTGGAAAAGGAGAGGGCTATGCTGACATGGAGTATGGCATGATGGCCTCGATGGGAGCTGTGAATGAGTCCACTGTGGTGGTTACTGTTGTCCACGACTGCCAG GTGGTGGATATTCCAGAGGGGTTGATAGAAAGTCATGACCTGACAGTGGACTACATCCTCACACCCACCAGAGTCATCAAAACTAATTGCCAGCTCCCCAAACCACAGGGAATCATCTGGACTAAG CTGgacacagaaaagctggagaggATCCCCATCCTGAAGAAGCTGCATGCTCGGGAGGAGCAGGCTGGAAAGGATGTAACACTTGGGGCCACGCCTGCTGCAGCGGAGCCCGGTGTGGAGGCCGCTCAACCCAGAAGACAACCCAGACGGAGGCCAAGGCAGAGCACGCAGCAGCATCCTGAGGGAGAAtccagacagcagagaagagcGCAGTCAGAACAGGAAGCCAGACAGCGCCCAGCTAGAGtgaggaaagaaagcagaggagatggaggtggaggtaaAGAGGGAGAAATtaatgagagaggaaaggggagaagaggagggaatgTGAAGGAGAAGGGCCCAGAGGAGGGTGGAAGTGAAGTCATGTCTCAGCGCAAGCTCCCTGTGAGTGTGACCACCGTGTACCTGGGGGGTATCCCTGCTGGCCTGCGTGTTAGTGAGCTGAAAACTGCcctcagggagagagaggccgCCCCACTCAGGCTCACCTGGCAGGGAGCTCAACACAGGGCCTTCCTGGACTACAGCGACCCTCAGGCTGCAGAGCAGGCCCTGATGGCTCTGCAGGATCTCAGTCTAAATGGTCACAGTCTGCAGGCCGAGCTGGCCAAGAGCCAGCGGGGAGGCAAGAGGTCCGGACAGTCCAACAGGAGACCGAGACCATCAGCGGCTCTGAAAGCTAAAACAGCACCAGATACTAAGAGTGACAGCAATGAAATGACTGAGCAGTAA
- the mthfsd gene encoding methenyltetrahydrofolate synthase domain-containing protein isoform X2 produces the protein MEPVIVINPGASKWDIRQKVWDYIEDKNLANFPRPVHNRIPNFKGAFAACGRVSELQVFTHTAEVKVDPDKPLEGARLAVLQARKTLLVPTPRLRTGLFNNITPPQGASKEQLRICSSSQGVKDFSVPVGLDAKVKVDLVVVGSVAVSEKGLRIGKGEGYADMEYGMMASMGAVNESTVVVTVVHDCQVVDIPEGLIESHDLTVDYILTPTRVIKTNCQLPKPQGIIWTKLDTEKLERIPILKKLHAREEQAGKDVTLGATPAAAEPGVEAAQPRRQPRRRPRQSTQQHPEGESRQQRRAQSEQEARQRPARVRKESRGDGGGGKEGEINERGKGRRGGNVKEKGPEEGGSEVMSQRKLPVSVTTVYLGGIPAGLRVSELKTALREREAAPLRLTWQGAQHRAFLDYSDPQAAEQALMALQDLSLNGHSLQAELAKSQRGGKRSGQSNRRPRPSAALKAKTAPDTKSDSNEMTEQ, from the exons ATGGAGCCTGTGATAGTCATAAATCCTG gAGCGTCGAAATGGGACATCCGTCAGAAAGTTTGGGACTATATCGAGGACAAGAATCTGGCCAACTTCCCGAGGCCTGTTCACAACAGAATCCCAAACTTCAAG GGTGCTTTCGCAGCCTGTGGCAGGgtgtctgagctgcaggtgttcacacacacagctgaggtgaaGGTGGATCCTGATAAACCTCTGGAGGGTGCCCGCCTGGCAGTGCTGCAG GCGCGGAAAACTTTATTGGTCCCAACTCCCCGTCTTCGCACCGGTCTTTTCAATAATATCACTCCTCCCCAGGGGGCCAGCAAAGAACAGCTACGCATATGTTCCTCCTCTCAG GGTGTGAAAGACTTCAGCGTGCCCGTCGGCCTGGATGCGAAGGTGAAGGTAGACCTGGTGGTGGTTGGCTCTGTGGCCGTGTCAGAGAAAG GCCTTCGTATTGGAAAAGGAGAGGGCTATGCTGACATGGAGTATGGCATGATGGCCTCGATGGGAGCTGTGAATGAGTCCACTGTGGTGGTTACTGTTGTCCACGACTGCCAG GTGGTGGATATTCCAGAGGGGTTGATAGAAAGTCATGACCTGACAGTGGACTACATCCTCACACCCACCAGAGTCATCAAAACTAATTGCCAGCTCCCCAAACCACAGGGAATCATCTGGACTAAG CTGgacacagaaaagctggagaggATCCCCATCCTGAAGAAGCTGCATGCTCGGGAGGAGCAGGCTGGAAAGGATGTAACACTTGGGGCCACGCCTGCTGCAGCGGAGCCCGGTGTGGAGGCCGCTCAACCCAGAAGACAACCCAGACGGAGGCCAAGGCAGAGCACGCAGCAGCATCCTGAGGGAGAAtccagacagcagagaagagcGCAGTCAGAACAGGAAGCCAGACAGCGCCCAGCTAGAGtgaggaaagaaagcagaggagatggaggtggaggtaaAGAGGGAGAAATtaatgagagaggaaaggggagaagaggagggaatgTGAAGGAGAAGGGCCCAGAGGAGGGTGGAAGTGAAGTCATGTCTCAGCGCAAGCTCCCTGTGAGTGTGACCACCGTGTACCTGGGGGGTATCCCTGCTGGCCTGCGTGTTAGTGAGCTGAAAACTGCcctcagggagagagaggccgCCCCACTCAGGCTCACCTGGCAGGGAGCTCAACACAGGGCCTTCCTGGACTACAGCGACCCTCAGGCTGCAGAGCAGGCCCTGATGGCTCTGCAGGATCTCAGTCTAAATGGTCACAGTCTGCAGGCCGAGCTGGCCAAGAGCCAGCGGGGAGGCAAGAGGTCCGGACAGTCCAACAGGAGACCGAGACCATCAGCGGCTCTGAAAGCTAAAACAGCACCAGATACTAAGAGTGACAGCAATGAAATGACTGAGCAGTAA
- the dbndd1 gene encoding dysbindin domain-containing protein 1 produces MEAQGGAGSPEPNKDIQKLLKPSSSGDLSKELFQHPAGGEEEEGGLSGHTASLLHITEKRQPLSSVSSLEVHFDLLDLTELTDMSDQELAEVFADSDEEIHESPAGSHQPVLPRGGYMRSPSWTRCSKVEPPRERKHHSDSDTPEPLMKLERPKQP; encoded by the exons ATGGAGGCACAGGGAGGGGCAGGGAGCCCAG AGCCCAATAAAGACATCCAGAAGCTGCTGAAGCCCTCCAGCTCAGGTGACCTATCCAAGGAGTTGTTCCAGCACCCAgcagggggggaggaggaggagggtggccTGTCTGGGCACACTGCTAGCCTGCTGCACATCACTGAGAAGAGAC AACCACTGAGCAGTGTGTCTTCTTTGGAGGTGCACTTTGACCTCCTGGATCTGACTGAGCTGACTGACATGTCTGACCAGGAGCTGGCTGAAGTTTTTGCTGACTCTGATGAGGAGATCCACGAGTCACCAGCAG GTTCCCACCAGCCTGTGCTGCCCAGAGGTGGGTACATGCGCTCCCCCTCGTGGACACGCTGCAGCAAAGTTGAGCCTCCACGAGAGAGAAAGCACCACAGTGACTCGGACACCCCAGAGCCCTTAATGAAGCTGGAGAGACCGAAGCAGCCATGA